A stretch of Candidatus Thermokryptus mobilis DNA encodes these proteins:
- a CDS encoding hydrogenase maturation protein: MRILFYCHRFNSLSQRLYCELTERGHEVSIELDVHPDLMIEAAEIYKPDLVIVPFLKRKVPSDVFNRFPTLIIHPGPPGDRGPSALDWAIFRGETLWGVTLLEAVEEYDAGDIWAYRTFPLRFSKKSSIYRNETTEAAVECVLEVLETFPDGIRKFTPKDKIWNPLMSEETRRINWELDSTNDILRKIYSADSQPGALAKILDMEFYLFNAYPEDYFKGKPGDILAVRDEAICIGTKDAAIWVTHLRKKEKNSIKLPALRVIGNMLNHVKEEPIKPWEIVDFRTYRELIYEEKNEIGFIFFNFYNGAMSTEQCERLLEIIKFAKKRPIKAIVLLGQEDFFSNGMNLNTIENAESPADESWRNINAIDDVCEEILRTLDKLTVAGLQGNAGAGGVYLALTCDLIFAREGVILNPHYKNIGNLYGSEFWTYTLPKRLGWEKGREIMGNRMPISSRRALELGLIDGVFGKTPKEFRILLVEKLTKIVKTSEFESFLRKKREERLRDEAIKPLTQYRNEELEMMRINFYGFDTSYHIARYYFVRRIPPFRTPPYLAIHRRLDFKL; this comes from the coding sequence ATGAGAATTCTTTTCTACTGCCACAGGTTTAATTCCTTGTCACAGCGGCTTTATTGTGAGCTTACAGAGAGGGGACATGAGGTTTCAATTGAATTAGATGTTCATCCAGATCTAATGATAGAAGCTGCGGAAATTTATAAACCTGATTTAGTAATCGTTCCTTTTTTGAAGAGAAAAGTTCCATCTGATGTCTTTAACCGTTTCCCGACCCTTATCATACATCCAGGACCTCCTGGGGATAGGGGTCCTTCAGCTTTGGATTGGGCTATATTTAGAGGTGAAACCCTTTGGGGTGTAACTCTACTTGAAGCAGTAGAAGAATATGATGCTGGGGATATCTGGGCTTATAGAACTTTCCCTTTAAGATTCTCTAAAAAATCCAGCATATATAGAAACGAGACAACCGAAGCAGCTGTGGAATGTGTCTTGGAAGTTTTAGAAACCTTTCCAGATGGTATAAGAAAATTCACCCCGAAAGATAAAATTTGGAATCCTTTGATGTCTGAAGAAACAAGACGGATAAACTGGGAATTGGATTCAACTAATGATATTTTAAGAAAAATTTATTCCGCAGATAGTCAACCGGGTGCTTTGGCAAAAATTTTAGATATGGAGTTTTATCTTTTTAACGCTTATCCTGAAGATTATTTTAAAGGGAAACCTGGAGATATTTTAGCCGTTAGGGATGAAGCAATTTGCATAGGGACAAAAGATGCTGCGATTTGGGTAACTCACTTGAGAAAGAAAGAGAAAAACTCTATCAAACTGCCAGCATTAAGAGTTATTGGAAATATGTTAAATCATGTGAAGGAGGAACCTATAAAACCTTGGGAAATAGTTGATTTTAGAACTTACAGGGAACTCATTTATGAGGAAAAAAATGAAATTGGGTTTATATTTTTTAATTTTTATAATGGAGCTATGTCAACTGAGCAATGCGAGCGACTCCTAGAGATTATAAAGTTTGCTAAAAAAAGACCAATTAAAGCTATTGTCCTTCTTGGACAGGAAGATTTCTTCTCAAACGGTATGAATTTAAACACCATAGAAAATGCGGAAAGTCCTGCGGATGAATCTTGGAGAAATATAAATGCCATTGACGATGTATGCGAAGAAATTTTACGAACCTTAGACAAACTAACTGTTGCCGGTTTGCAGGGGAATGCGGGTGCCGGTGGGGTTTACCTGGCTTTAACTTGTGATCTTATTTTTGCAAGGGAAGGAGTAATCCTTAATCCCCACTATAAGAACATAGGAAATCTTTACGGTTCTGAATTTTGGACTTACACATTGCCCAAAAGATTAGGTTGGGAAAAGGGAAGAGAAATAATGGGGAATAGAATGCCTATAAGTTCAAGGAGGGCTCTTGAATTAGGGTTAATAGATGGTGTTTTCGGTAAAACTCCGAAAGAGTTTAGAATTCTGCTTGTGGAAAAATTAACTAAAATTGTAAAAACATCTGAATTTGAATCTTTCCTAAGAAAGAAAAGAGAAGAAAGATTGAGAGATGAAGCAATAAAACCGTTAACGCAGTATAGAAATGAAGAGTTGGAGATGATGAGGATAAATTTCTATGGCTTTGATACCAGCTATCATATAGCCCGTTACTATTTTGTGAGAAGAATTCCTCCTTTCAGAACCCCTCCATATCTTGCGATACATAGAAGGCTTGATTTTAAGCTTTAA
- the rpsT gene encoding 30S ribosomal protein S20 — translation MPNLKSAERRMRKAEKRRRRNRHYKSTMKTFIKKVKNATTREEAEAALKKVYSILDKLVVKGIIHKNRAASYKSKLAQFVNSLPSSSTSQS, via the coding sequence ATGCCGAATCTTAAATCTGCTGAACGCAGAATGAGGAAAGCTGAAAAACGCAGGAGGAGGAATCGCCATTACAAATCAACAATGAAAACTTTTATAAAAAAAGTGAAAAACGCAACTACACGAGAGGAGGCTGAAGCTGCACTTAAAAAAGTTTATTCCATCCTTGATAAACTTGTTGTAAAAGGAATAATCCACAAAAACAGAGCAGCATCTTACAAGTCAAAGCTCGCCCAGTTCGTTAATAGTTTGCCTTCCTCATCAACAAGCCAGTCATAA
- the hflX gene encoding GTPase HflX, with translation MVNYTKERERAIIVGVIFPNQTRTQVEEYLDELELLADTAGADVVCRVYQERERPDPAYFIGKGKAEQIAKIVEEEKIDIVIFDDELSGVQVRNLEGIINCKVIDRTTLILDIFASHARTAPAKIQVELAQLEYLLPRLTGRWRHLSKQYGGIGTKGPGETKLETDRRLVKRKIAVLKRKLSELDNQRKEQRKGRKDIFRIALVGYTNAGKSTLLNALSDADVYVEDKLFATLDATTRIVKLSPTRKVLLTDTVGFIRKLPHHLIASFKSTLDEIVEADILIHVVDISSPNFKEQIRVVEETLTELKTSDKPTIIAFNKIDKLENRDMIYRLSNEYKNAVFISASRGVNIQALKDKISQMIDERYVEVELKFNLSSKQTSNSNAISLIYKFGEVLDVKYEDDGHLILKVKIEKRFLPKISPLIPV, from the coding sequence TTGGTTAATTATACCAAAGAACGAGAAAGAGCAATAATTGTCGGTGTTATATTTCCAAATCAAACAAGAACACAAGTTGAAGAATATCTTGACGAACTTGAATTGCTCGCAGATACCGCAGGCGCTGATGTGGTTTGCCGTGTTTATCAAGAAAGGGAAAGACCAGACCCTGCTTATTTTATCGGTAAAGGTAAGGCGGAGCAAATAGCAAAAATTGTTGAAGAAGAAAAAATTGACATAGTGATTTTTGATGATGAACTTTCAGGAGTTCAAGTGAGAAACCTTGAAGGGATAATAAACTGCAAGGTCATAGATAGGACAACTTTAATACTTGATATATTCGCATCGCATGCGAGAACAGCCCCAGCGAAAATTCAAGTCGAATTAGCACAGCTTGAATATCTTCTACCAAGGTTGACCGGTAGATGGAGACATCTATCAAAACAATACGGTGGCATTGGAACGAAAGGACCGGGCGAAACCAAACTTGAAACAGATAGACGACTCGTCAAAAGGAAAATAGCGGTTTTAAAAAGGAAGTTAAGCGAACTTGACAACCAAAGAAAGGAACAAAGAAAAGGAAGAAAAGATATATTTAGAATTGCTCTTGTCGGATATACGAACGCAGGCAAATCAACCCTTTTAAATGCCTTATCTGATGCAGATGTATATGTTGAGGATAAACTCTTTGCGACGCTTGATGCTACAACAAGGATAGTAAAACTTTCTCCAACGCGAAAAGTTCTTCTTACAGATACAGTTGGTTTCATAAGAAAACTTCCACATCATCTTATCGCTTCCTTCAAATCAACTCTTGATGAAATCGTTGAAGCAGATATATTGATCCATGTAGTAGATATTTCTTCCCCAAATTTTAAAGAGCAAATACGAGTGGTTGAAGAAACATTGACAGAGTTGAAAACATCTGATAAACCTACAATCATTGCTTTTAACAAAATTGACAAACTTGAAAACAGAGATATGATTTATAGATTATCAAATGAGTACAAAAATGCTGTTTTCATTTCCGCCTCGCGTGGGGTCAATATACAAGCGCTTAAGGATAAAATATCTCAAATGATAGATGAGCGTTATGTCGAAGTTGAACTTAAATTCAATCTTAGCTCAAAACAAACCTCTAACTCAAATGCCATATCCCTTATTTATAAATTTGGGGAAGTTCTTGATGTTAAATATGAAGACGACGGACACCTAATCTTAAAAGTAAAAATTGAAAAACGCTTTCTCCCCAAAATTTCCCCGTTGATCCCAGTTTAA
- a CDS encoding cobalamin B12-binding domain-containing protein, producing the protein MERKIRVLIAKAGLDGHDRGAKVVAAALRDAGMEVIYTGLRQTPEMIVSAAIQEDVDVIGVSILSGAHMTIFPKIIKLMKEKGLDDVLLLAGGIIPDEDIPKLKEMGVAEVFTPGTLTTEIVQFIKEWFEKNKKQKVA; encoded by the coding sequence ATGGAAAGAAAAATAAGAGTTCTTATCGCCAAAGCAGGGCTTGATGGACATGATAGAGGGGCTAAAGTTGTAGCAGCTGCGCTTAGAGATGCAGGTATGGAGGTTATTTATACTGGATTAAGACAGACGCCCGAGATGATAGTTTCCGCAGCTATTCAAGAAGATGTTGATGTAATAGGGGTGAGCATATTAAGTGGTGCTCACATGACGATCTTTCCCAAGATAATAAAACTAATGAAAGAAAAAGGACTTGACGATGTTCTTTTACTTGCTGGTGGAATAATTCCAGACGAGGATATACCTAAACTTAAGGAAATGGGGGTTGCTGAGGTCTTTACACCTGGGACTCTTACGACGGAGATAGTTCAATTTATAAAAGAGTGGTTTGAGAAAAATAAAAAGCAAAAAGTGGCTTAA